From the genome of Phycisphaerales bacterium:
GTAGTTGAGGTCGGTCTCGTAGTTGAGCTCCTCGCGGACGTACTGGTTAAGGGCGCCGGTGAACGGCCCTTGAATCGCCGCGTAGCTGGGGTCGTAGTCGTACGTGTCGTTCACGCCGTCCTTGTCGATGCCCTTGTAGCGGGAGTCGAAGCGGCCGACGGTGCGGCCCTCGGAACGCAGTAGCTCCTTGGTGAACTGGTGGATGCGGATGCGGAGGTTGCTGCGGCGGATGAAGTCCTCCGACACGCCGGTCAGCTCCGCAAGACGCTTGACCACGCGGTCGCGTTCGCCGGGCGCGAGCGAATCGCCCTGCGCGAGGGCCGTCAGGTACTCCGTGCGGGCGAAGGTCTCGGCCTCCTTTACCGCGCCCTCGAGCGTCTCCGCCCAGCGGCCCTTGAGCTTGCCGTGATGCCACGCGGTGGCGGTGTACGTCGGCAGGAACAACCAATACGGCGTGTCGTTGCCATTGTCGAAGGCGATGGTCTGGAAGTGCAGCACGGGCGAGACGAGCACCACGCCGTTCACCGGCATGCCCAGCGAGTCCTGCAGGTGCCCCGCCAGCCCCGCGGCCCGCGTCGTGCCGTACGACTCGCCCACGAGGAACTTAGGGCTGCCCCATCGGTCCTCACGCACGCAGTACAGGCGGATGAACTCGCCCACCGCGGAGATGTCCTCTGAAAGGCCGTGGAACTGCTTGGCGTCCTCACCCTCGCGGGCCCGCGAGAAACCGGTGGAAACCGGGTCGATGAACACGAGGTCGGTGAAGTCCAGCCACGACCACTCGTTGTCGACGATCTTTGCCGGCGGCGGCAGCGGCTCGCCCTCGGGCCCGTAGTCCACCCGCCGCGGCCCCATGGTGCCCAGGTGCAGCCACACCGAGCTCGACCCCGGGCCGCCGTTGAACGCAAAGGTGATCGGGCGGGCGCCCAGCGACTTGTCGGCCTCGTCCAGCTGCTTGGTATACGCGATGAAGAACACCTCGGCCTTGACCCGGCCGGTGGCCTCGTCCTTCAGCGGCAGCCTGCCGGCCCGCGCGGTGTAGCGCGTGGCCTGCCCGCCGATGCTGACCGTGTGCTCGGTGGCGATCGGCGGGGGCGGCTCCTTTTTGGCCTTGTCCTCTTCCTTCTCGGGCTCGAGGGCAACGGCCGCGGGCGCGCCGGCGAGCGAGAGCAGCAGGGCGAGGGTGAGCAGAACAACCGAACGCGGCCCGTAGAGCTTCATGGGCGGCATGGTACCGCAAGCGAAGTGGCGGTGGGGGCGCGGGTGATTGCGTCAGGGTTCGACCGCTGCCAGGATCAGGGCTCCTCTTCGCCCTTCCACTCGGCCACCTTGTCCTCGAAGTCCTTCCCAAGATCGGGGAGGAACTCGGGGATGAACTCGCGCCCTTCGTTCTCTTCCGTGTACTTCTTCTCGGCCTTCGTGACCTCGCCGAGCTGATCATCGTTCAGCACCGCCTCGACTTTCAGGGCGTACTTGTCATCCAGCGACCGCCGCTCCTTGCGGATCGCGAAGAATGGCTCGTTCTCGTCGCGGGCCTCACCGATCCCCATCGATTCCAGGAAGTCGGCCGTGAGGGTACGGAACTTGTCGTCCGCGGCCGCGGCCCAGCGGAGGTTTACCGGCTCGGCCTCCGCGTGGTACGCCGCCAGTACGTCATCGAGCTTCTGCTTCTGCTCGGCGGAGATGTCCTGGCGGGCCTTGGCCACCTTGACCGCCCGCGTGACCTTCGACTCGCCCCAGATCCGCGGGAAGGTGCGGACGCGGACCTCCCTTTCGAACTTCGCACCCGCGTCGGCGGGCAGTAGCGCCGTGATCTCGCGGGCCGTCCGGCGGTTGAGGTCGCCGACGCGCTGGGAGATGTCGCGGAACTCCCCGAAGGCTTCCTTCATCTCCTTCTGCTGAGCTTCCGGATCAGGGCCCAGCTCCACCTCTCGGGCCATGATCTTGCGGAGCAGCCGCTCGCGCTCCAAGAGGATGCGGTCGGTCGTCTCCTCCCATTGCGTGAGCGCGCCGGTGATCTCCGGCGTCCGAGCCACATTGAGCGAGTCCAGCAGTGCGCCCGGGTCGATCGTCTCGCCAGGGGCGATCGTGAACACGCGGGCCTGCTCGCGCCGGCGTGCCCGCTCCACCAGCGTGAACTTGGCCTTCTGCTCGGGCGTGCACACCGCCTCGACATCCGTCAGCAGCGTCTTCTCCGCCGCGTCCAGGTTCTTCACGAACTCCGCGGTGACCCGCATCTGCTCCTTCTGGTACGTCGCCCAGTCGGGGTTCTCGCCGTCCATCATTGGGCGGAGCTTCTCGTTGGCCTTGCGGGCCTTGGTCATGGCGTCGCGGACCGACGAGCGGTAGCCCTGGTGCAGCGTCCGCACGGCCGTGAGCTGCTCGCCGTCGAACCCGACCTGCTTGCACGCTTGACTCAGCGTGCGCCAGCCGAAGGGCAGCGCCAGCGGCCCGGCCTGCTCGAAGATGCCCTGCTCTTCGTCCTCCTGGGCGTGCGCGGCGGGGGTTGCGAGCACGAGCACCGCAAGGAGCAGAGCGGACAGCACGGGACGGAGAAGTCGGGACAGCATGCGTCACCTCCGGGGCAGGACGATACTGCAAGCAGGACACCACGGATGCACCGCGGGACGGCGTGAGCATCAAAAACCGCGCCACACAACGAAAAGGCCCGCGCCTTGCGGCACGGGCCTTCGTGGGAATCAGGAACGGCGTGTTTCAGTCGCAGCCCGCCCCCGGGTTGCGGAAGCACGACAGGAACGTGTCAACGTCGCTCTGGTTGGTCTGGCCGTCGCCGTTCACGTCGGCGTCGCCGCTGTTGTACGCGACCAGGAACTTGGAGATGTCAGAGTCATCCACAAACCCGTCGTCGTTGAAGTCGCAGGGGCAGCCGGCGCACAGGCCGTCGGTGCACTGCGTGTGAGCGCCGAAGAACGTGCCGCCCGCCAGCTTGCACGCGGCCCGGGTCCGCTGCACGCACTCGGTGACGCCCGCGTCATTGGTGAGGCAGCACGCGCCCGTGGGCTGCGGGCAGCGGTCGGGCGTGCAGGCCGTGCCGTTGCCGTTGTAGCTGCCGCCGCGACGGGTGCACTCGGCCTCGGTCACGACGAAGCAGCGGTTGAGGCCCTCCACCATGACGCAGCAGGAGCCCGTCGCCGGGGCGCACGTGCCAACCGAGCACTGCGTGTTGTTGCCGCGGTAGGCGCCCTGGCGGGTTGTGCAGTCCGCCTCGGTGGTGATGACGCAGAACGTGCCGTTGGGCGTGGTGACGCAGCAGGCGCCACGGGGCGTCGGCGCCGGGCAGTTGGCCGTGGCGCAGGTGGTGCCCGCCCCCCGGAAGACGCCGCGGCGCATCGTGCAGTTGGCCTGCGTGGTGATGATGCAGAACGAGCCGTTGAAGCTGGGGATGCAGCAGGCCCCGGTCTGAGGGCTGGGGCAGGTGTCGGCGCCACAGGCGGTGCCGTTGCCGCGGTACACGCCGTTGTGGCTGGCGCAGTTCGCCTGTGTGGTCACGAAGCAGCTCACGCCGTTCGGCGTGGTGACGCAGCACGCGCCGGTCTCGGCCGGGGGCGCACAGGTGGTCGTGGTGCAGGCGGTGTTCGCCCCCCGCCACTGGCCCTGGCGGTTCGCGCAGTCGGCCTCTGTCGTGGTGATGCAGAAGATCGCCCCGCCCCCGGTCACGCAGCACGCGCCGGTGATCGCCGGCGTGCAGGTGGTGTTCGTGCACACCGTGCCGTTGCCGTGATAGGTGCCGCCCCCCGCAAGGCACTCGGCCTCCGTGCGGATGCCGCAGAACGTGCCGTTGGGCGTGGTCACGCAGCACGCGCCCGTCGGGGTGGGCGGTGCGCAGTTGGCGGTCGCACACGTGGTGCCGTTCCCGCGATACGTGCCGTTGTGGGTGGCGCAGTTGGCCTCGGTCGTGATCTGGCAGAAGGTGCCGTTGGGCGTGGTCACACAGCAGGCGCCGCTCGACGGCGGCGTGCACTGGGTCGTGTTGCAGTTGGTGCCATTGCCGCGGTACGTCCCGTTCACCGCGAGGCAGTCGGCCTCCGTCCGCACCTGGCAGAACGTGCCATTGGGCGTGGTGACACAGCACGCACCGAAGTTGGGCTGCGGGCAGTTGGCGGTCTGGCAGGTCGTGCCGTGCCCGCGGTACGTGCCGTTCTGCGCAACGCAGTTGGCCTCGGTGGTCACGATGCACCACACGGTCGCGTTCCCGGTGATGCAGCACGCGCCGGTTGCCGCCTGCGGGCACGTGGCCACGCCGCACGCCGTCCCGTTGCCGCGGTACGTGCCCTGGCGCACGCCGCAGTCAGCCTCGGTGGTCACCAGGCAGAACGTGCCGTTGGGCGTGGTCACGCAGCACGCGCCGGTGGGAGCAGTGGGGGCGCAGGTCGTGCTCGTGCAGGTGGTACCATTGCCGCGGTAGGTGCCGCTGTGCGAAGCGCAGTTCGCCTGCGTCATCACCTGGCAGAAGGTGCCGTTGGGCGTCGTGATGCAGCACGCGCCGGTGGTCGTTGTCGGCGAGCAGCTCGTGCTCGTGCACTGGGTCCCGTTGCCGCGGTACACGCCCTGGTGCGAGGCGCACTCGGCCTCTGTCAGCAGCATGCACGTGATCGCCCCGTTCGCGGCGATGCAGCACGCCCCCCGCTGGGTCGTGGTGGTGCAGATCCCGGCCGTGTTGCAGCTCGTCCCCGCCCCGCGCCAGTGGCCCTGGCGGACCAGGCAGTCGGACTCGGTGGTCTGGATACACGTCACACCCGCCGGCGACTGCACGCAGCACGCACCGTTGGTCTGCGCCATCGCGGGCGCACCCACGAGCAGCAGCGCCGCCCCGCACCACAACGACTTGATCCAAGACTTCATGGAAGCCTTCTCCTTTGCAATCCCCAAGCGAGAAAGGTGGGCACGGAAGAGGACACGAAGGACACCGCCGGCCCATGCCGGGCCGGGACTACAAGTCTAAATGAAAATGGCCGCGACGCGAACGCTGATTGCGTCGCGCGTCCGATTAATCGTCAAAGGCTTGCGGATGCTTCGGTTAGGACGCGGGAGTCTCGGGCCGCTCGGGCACGCCGCCCGCCGGCGCCTCCGGCCGCTCAACCGGCCTCTCCGCAGGGGCTTGCGCAGGCGGGGGCACCTCGTGCTCCTGGCTCAGCGCGCAATCGGCCGTCAGCGGCCGCCGCAGCACGTACTCGGGCGCCCGCCAGTACGACGGCGGGAACGAGTACACCTCCCGCCATGGCCAGTGTACCGCCATCCGCGCCGGCATCAAGACCGCGTCCCCGAACGCGTTGAACGGGTTCACCAGCCCCTCCAGCGCCTGCTCCGTCCGCGTCGGGCCCGAGAGCTCGAGGGCCGAGAGGGCCGTGGGGTGCTCGCCCCGCTGGCGGGCGGTGGTGTCGGTGAAGTGCAGCTCGGTCGTGTAGTTGCGCCGAGAAGCCACGCCATCAACCGGAACCGTGAACACCATCGGCCGCCAGTTCTCCCGCGTCAGCGAGACGACGGACGGCCCGTCGCTGGTCAGCGGCGCTTCCGGCCGCTCTTCGGCGCGGACAAGGTCGAGGTACACGGCCCCGCCGCGGGCGTTGTTCTCCGTCTGCCCGATCCACGGGCGCTCGTTCATCGTGGTCGAGCAGCCGGCGAGCAGGGTGATAGCGAGCGCGGCAGGAGCAAGCGGAGCACGGGGGGTGTTGATCACGTGGGAGTCCTGGGTCATTCGTCCTGAAACCCTAGCACACGCTGGACCGCCTCGCGGGCGGTTTCTTCCTCGTACCCGAGGCGTGCCAGGGCCGCCAGCAGGCGGCGGGCACGGGTGGGGGCGGGCAGTGATTCGGGCAGCCTGCCCGCGCGGTTCCGGGCGGCCTCCGTGGCACGGTCGAGCTCGCCCGTGGCGGTCGCGGCAGCGGTGGGGGAGAGACCCCTGGACTCGAGCTTCGCTGCGGCCGCGCTGGCGCTCAGGCCTTTCTGCTCCGCCCGCTGGGTGATGTTCTGCGTCAACGCTGCGTCATCCAGCCGCTTCTCGCGGGCGAGCTCCTCAATGGCGAGGTCGCACGCGTCCGCTCCGAAGCCCGCGGCCACCAGCCGCTCGCGCAGCTCGGCGCGGCTGCGGGCCTTCACCTTCAGAAGGGCAATCGCCTTCATCTTCGCCCTGAACGCCTCCGCCGCGAGCTCACACGCCGCGGCGAGCGGGCGTGTCCACTCCTGCCCCGGTTGGATAACGATCTGCTCCATCGCCGTTCGTGGCACCCGCGCCA
Proteins encoded in this window:
- a CDS encoding RecX family transcriptional regulator, whose translation is MNLFNHDFLGTVTKVAPTKDGWVSIFADEKRVARVPRTAMEQIVIQPGQEWTRPLAAACELAAEAFRAKMKAIALLKVKARSRAELRERLVAAGFGADACDLAIEELAREKRLDDAALTQNITQRAEQKGLSASAAAAKLESRGLSPTAAATATGELDRATEAARNRAGRLPESLPAPTRARRLLAALARLGYEEETAREAVQRVLGFQDE